From a single Silene latifolia isolate original U9 population chromosome 6, ASM4854445v1, whole genome shotgun sequence genomic region:
- the LOC141588049 gene encoding uncharacterized protein LOC141588049: MIFRSRCTVQGRVCNLIIDGGSCTNVASTIMVSKLSLPTQEHPNPYKLRWLSKGSEVRVDKQCIVPFSIGKVYKDEVLCDVVPMDACHLLLGRPWEFDRNTTHQGKENVYVFKHNGKRVTRLLTTKPEGLWKS; this comes from the coding sequence ATGATATTCAGGAGTAGGTGCACTGTCCAAGGGAGAGTGTGTAACTTGATCATTGATGGAGGTAGCTGTACCAATGTAGCTTCCACCATCATGGTTAGCAAGCTAAGCCTGCCTACTCAGGAGCACCCCAATCCATACAAACTGAGATGGTTAAGCAAAGGATCTGAAGTGAGAGTTGACAAGCAATGCATTGTTCCCTTTTCAATTGGGAAGGTGTACAAGGATGAAGTGCTGTGTGATGTGGTCCCTATGGATGCCTGCCATCTACTGCTAGGGAGACCATGGGAGTTtgacaggaataccactcaccagGGAAAGGAAAATGTCTATGTTTTCAAGCATAATGGAAAGAGAGTCACTCGACTCCTTACCACCAAACCAGAGGGGTTATGGAAGTCCTAA